The genomic region CCTCGGCGTCGTAATCACGATTGACGGTTTCCTCCAAAATTTTCTTCAACCGTTTGTCCGATGGTGTGCGGCTACGGCGCTTGGAGGATGACTTGGCGGTGGCATCCTTCGTGCGACTCGCGCGACTACGAGAGGTGGACCGTTTGCGACTGCGTGACCGCGACCGCGAGCGTCGGCGACGTTCCTCTTTGTTGCGGTGCGACTTCTTGCGGTCCCGGCTGCGCTCACGGCGCTCCCGAGAACGGGAGCGTTTCTTGGAACGTGATCGAGAGCGTCTAGCACGGGACGATCGTTCGCGGGAACGCGTGCGGCTGCGGCGGCGCGAGCGCGAACGTTTACGTCGGTCGCGCGAACGAGAACGTTTGGATCGTGAACGGGACCGTTTGCTGCGAGACGGTGAACGTTTCGATTTCGACCTCGAACGTTTGCTGCGTGATGGTGAACGCCGGGAGCGGGAACGTTTCGATCGGCTTCGAGAACGCTTGCGGGATCGCGACCGTTTGCTGCGTGACTTAGAGCGCTTCCGAGAACGGGATCGCGATGAACGACGCTCCTTCGAACGAGACCGGGAGCGGGACCGGCGTCGGCTTCCGGCTTTATCCTTCGAAAATATGCTCATCACGGGTTCGATTGCAGCCGATATCATGCTTTGCGCTTCCTTTACGATCGACATCGCTTCTTCGATTTCCTTCTGGGCCGCTTCGTTGCTCTTCGCTTCCGGCTTGACGATCGGTTGCGTTGAATGGTGCACGTTCAAGCGGTAGCCCCGAAACTCGGTACCGTGCATTTTTAATGCATTCACGATGTTCCGCTGGTCGCAAAACTCCAGCAAAGCAAACCGGCTGCGTTCGTTCTCGGCGTAGCGGGCGTACTTAATTTCACCGGCCGGCTTGAAGTGTTCCATCAGCTCCTCCAAACGCCAATCGGAGCGAATGTCCAACACCAAAACGGTGCGGCGCGTTTCCTCGATCTTCTTAGCGTCAAAGTTTACCGGCAACGGTGGATACTCAGGTAGGCCGTGCTCCTCCAGCTTCGGGTCGATCGTCTTGACCACCTGATTCGGTATCATGCCGTCGATCCGATTTACCACCTCCGGCGGAAGCTTCGAAGGAGCGTTGATGCTGTGCAGACCGGGCACCAGCGTACCGTTGGCCGCCATTTCAAGCGCCTTATACTCGTCCGGAATCATACCACCTTGCACGGGTATGACGATCAGAGCTCGGTCGATGAATACCGTATTGGTAAGGTGTTGGGCGACCGCAACGCAGCTGCTTTCGAAGTACTTCACATAGCAAATGCGGGACACGACCGGACATGACACATCGCGGATGGTCGGATACAGCCGGATCTCGTCAATCTTACCGACCGTGCCGAAAAGCGTCTGCATCTGGTCCTTGGTGGCTTGCGGGGCTATATTGGTGATTTGCACCACCTTGGAGCCCGAACCGCCGGCCATTGTGGTACACCACACACCGTCCCGGAGGGACGCGCTTTTTGCAAACGGTTTCCTGCAAACGATAACAGTCCTTAATGCACAACTCCACACTCACCAGATGCAAATGAAAGATGAGCAACTTTTTCCACTATTGTAACATACTTACAGTTAAGTTTATTTGGCGAAAATCACAATTTTCTGGGAATTTTCAGCGGGTACGGCAAAGCgtgcgaaaaaagaaaatgtcagTCTTGACGCCGCTGTTAAAATCAAAGTTATCAATTAGCAGGTAAACTTCTGAATGTAGCTTAGCAGTATAGACcttggtaaataaaaaaatgattatCCGTCACATCAGCGACCGGCTGCTCGGGtagtttttgtagttttatttgGAAATAGCCATCGGTTGAACCACCGTATCGACATGAAATATAAAGAATAGCGcaagaaatatatttttcatcgttaTATcaagacaaaaagaaaagctcaaaaatatacAGCTAATTTTGAACACATGGCCAAGGAAATGCTTTGATAAGTGTAATAGTGATTACATTACCACTCTGAAAACAGTCCAAAGAAATATGTATGTTATAATGAGACTATCGTCAAACTGCAGCGGAATCATCactgacaaaaattcaaattttttgcagctgtcatgtagttacagcaagtttttccatggcagattgctgggattcttgctggaactacatagtaccagcaacaatttaaatttctgtcaaccgggtagtgATATCGGGGAGAGTAGTATGAGGATGAACCTCGTTGTTGTACCATCCAAGCCTATCACTTCTAGCCACAACTAATTTTAAGCGAGAAATAATCGGGTTATGTTAAACTTAATAAAATGTACACCACATTTTGCACTTGTTTCCCATTCGAgagaatttgtttttgctcgACCATGCGCAGGATGAGCTTTTCGTAGCTCTATTGATCTTGGGTTTTTTCCTCAAATGTCGAGTAAGTTTTATTGAGCCTACCTTATTATTTACTTCCTTGCAAAGAAGAGCCGTGCAAAagaacaataatttttattcgctAACCGCATCTCCGTTTCTGTGTGTTTTCTTCGGTGTTATCAACGATTCCTTCGATTCGGTGGTGTCCACACTCGTCTGCAGTATTGACCGTCTCAAAGAACAACAAGTTTCGATCCAGAAAGACCCCACATTAGCTCACTTCCGTCGCCGTTGCGGTGCGAAGGTAGGTTGGAATGGTTCCAAGTTTTTACGAAGGAATATGTAAGAAAAACAGTTAGGTTTCTTATAAGATTAGCGGTGTTATCCAAGTGCTTTAAGTCACAGCGATGCAGGTCggctgatgttttttttccttcttcgtgGGTTCTCTGCAGGGACCCTCCTTAGCTATAGTGACTGATTCATCGGTATCGTTTTCACCGCAACTGATAAGCGAATGTACGGAAAAGTGCGCTTTTATCAcctgtgtttattttaatgccGTCGCACTCGTGAAGGTTTGTTGCCGAATCAACCTTATTTGGATGTTTACGGATTCGGACATCGCGATGACGGTGTCTTTGTGTTTCTCAGCGCACCCTGGCTAGGCTCGAAGAGGCATACCGCTCGAACAACGAAATGATTATCAACCGAGTTGTGCCTTGTGGGCTCGCATCTTATCAGTTCGGCAAGCGGATGCCCACAGTTCAACGGTTGCATATTGTAGGGATGGAACGAGCGTACAAAATCGAATTGAAAATTGACGATAATAGTATAATCATCATCGCTTCCATCTGAGGGTATACTGCAGCTTAATAGGGAAGAGTGATCCCCAAAGCAAAGAAACAACAGATGTCGACGCCAGCGGAAGGACGGTTGATTATCGTTTTTTATTGGAGTTGGACCGGTTCAGCCGGTCCACAGTGGATGCTGACTGCCAATAgtaatatgtttgtttttttacaacaaTTCTGCTCCCCTCCAACATAGGACCGCATCGTAAAGGATATTACGGGTGGCGTGCATTCATCCCCCATTCCGGTGAACTAGTCGCAAGCATTTGCATCACCAGAGGCAATCACAATCGTCCACATTATCAACTTCACTTGCGCCCAACAGTAGAACGCAGATCACGTGGTTCGAACTACAAAATCGAGAGAAAAATCATTCGTCAATTTTCGATGCAAAATAGAATGATCCTCTCACCGGTGACAGTTGAGCTGCAGTAGACCCCGCACTGCGCCGTGGCGAAGATCAAGCTACGGATTATTCGAACCGGATCCTGGTAGACATTTACGTTCGAAGGAACGGTCTCGCGTCCGTTCGTTTTCGGCACGTTCGGCTTTTTTGCTTATCGATAGTGTTGCAGAGCAGTGTGGTGAGTATTTTTAGTGCACTTTGCGAATACTAAACTCAGTTGCACTCTCTGTAAATATTTGCGGTCAAAGTAAGCGTAGTCCGATCGCTAATGATCGGACGCTCGTTACGGCCTTGTTCCCCGTCGATATTGTTTGGGGTTTTATGTTGTTTAGTAATCGTAGCGCTTTTCCTCTCTTACATTTAACTAAACCGTGTAAGCTCCTGAATTGATTTGTGCTCGATGTAACAGAGTTTGTTTGCCTTGGTAAAATGTGCCAATTGGCGGTCGTAATTAGTAAAGTGGCGCCAGGTCGGAATTTGCTATCAGTGCGATTGTCTATCAATGCATTGCATGATCTTGGCACGGCTTTGGCATGGGTTAATCGTGTCCGTTGTATGCAGTTATCTGCTAATGAGAACTAGACCAAATAGGTATATTTTAGCTCataaaactgtttttgttattgagCTAAAATATACCTATTTGGGTTATTGAGCTAAAATATATCTGCTAATGAGAACTAGACCAAATAGGTATATTTTAGCTCATAAAACTGTTTAGGGTTATattgaatgaaatatttatgataTTGCATAACATTTCAAGAACCTACAAAAATACGAATAAACATACTTTGAATATGAGTATATTCCTAATACTTTGAACCACTATTACCGTTAACTAAGTTTGTGTTTAAActataataattttattctttcgaatatttttttcagcGAATAATCTAATTTTCGCATTGTTAAATTTCCACAAGTTTGGTTCTTATGTAAGagaacagtttgtttttttttaatatataattttaataagtTTGAAATTAAAGTTTGGTtgcaaaaacttgtttttagtTTGTGAAAATGGTTATGCAATAAGAGAGACAttggaaacacaaaaaattgTGGTACAGGGCTTCTAActgaattaaataaaactgtaGCCCAAAAAATTATGGTTCAAATGATTGAttcctttcttccttctttcttgCAGTCCATCAGTACGCCGCAAAGTTGAAGGATTTGCAAGGCTGTAGCTCTTAGAACACAATGGGGCAGTCACTGTCGGAGCCGGAAACCTCAAAAGCGACGGAATTTTGCCAGAATGATTACTACAAAGTTGGCTCCAGCTGCATGCAGGGCTGGCGAATGCACATGGAAGATTCCCACACGCACATACTCTCGCTGCCGGACGATCCGGGGACGGCGTTCTTCGCTGTGTACGATGGACACGGTGGGGCGAAGGTGGCCGAATATGCCGGCAAGCACCTGCACAAGTACATCACGCGCCGGCCGGAGTATGGCGAAGACCTGAAGCAGGCGCTCCAGCGCGGTTTTCTCGATCTCGATGAGGCCATGCTCAACAATGAAGCGTTGAAGGAGCAGATGTCCGGCTCGACGGCCG from Anopheles coustani chromosome 3, idAnoCousDA_361_x.2, whole genome shotgun sequence harbors:
- the LOC131260943 gene encoding probable splicing factor, arginine/serine-rich 7 — its product is MAGGSGSKVVQITNIAPQATKDQMQTLFGTVGKIDEIRLYPTIRDVSCPVVSRICYVKYFESSCVAVAQHLTNTVFIDRALIVIPVQGGMIPDEYKALEMAANGTLVPGLHSINAPSKLPPEVVNRIDGMIPNQVVKTIDPKLEEHGLPEYPPLPVNFDAKKIEETRRTVLVLDIRSDWRLEELMEHFKPAGEIKYARYAENERSRFALLEFCDQRNIVNALKMHGTEFRGYRLNVHHSTQPIVKPEAKSNEAAQKEIEEAMSIVKEAQSMISAAIEPVMSIFSKDKAGSRRRSRSRSRSKERRSSRSRSRKRSKSRSKRSRSRKRSRSRSKRSRSRRSPSRSKRSRSKSKRSPSRSKRSRSRSKRSRSRDRRKRSRSRRRSRTRSRERSSRARRSRSRSKKRSRSRERRERSRDRKKSHRNKEERRRRSRSRSRSRKRSTSRSRASRTKDATAKSSSKRRSRTPSDKRLKKILEETVNRDYDAEERMAGANVEDDAGSPSKQSASPPAATTGNGGSTSSSSSSGPAAAATAGSTTTREKTASPTTEKSDNMDISNSP